Genomic window (Magnolia sinica isolate HGM2019 chromosome 6, MsV1, whole genome shotgun sequence):
AATGCTAAACTCCCAACCTTCATAGGGGCATCAACATTGTTCCCAATGTTTTTAAATGACACAAGTGAatcatcaatctagaccatccatctgttCCATGACACTATTGGCAGGCCATGATGTAAAAATCTTGCCAATCATATGGAGCAAACTGTTGTCTTACTTTTGTGCTtggtaatcttcatggtggggccaaccttttgaaCATATTGGGCTTGAATATCATACATTGGCACTaaggtattaaaaaacagttatgtaacaactgtaacggtaatggtggaaATTGTTATGCCCTTGCAGGGTCATAATCGCCGTTACGAAAGAAATGACCTGTAATGGTCCGTTATGATGCTAAtatggtttttttattttattttattttattttattttataaagaagaaaaagagagacctTAACGGCTATTACAGCCCCATCATAGCAGCAACAGTGGCCACTattaccattttttaataccttggttGGGACTAATGTGCTAGTTAACAATAACTTAGCAGTGCAATTTTGATTTGCTTTTATTTCATATTATGAGCTCGTCACATGCCCTAAGCCCATGTTAAATGAAATGTGTATGACATCAATTCAAATGGAAAAATTGACCACAGTTACTGTTCTTCGATGGATTTAAATTTACAACTTTTAATATTCTTTAATTGACCCTTTTTCTCACCCATTGCAGGTCATGGCAAGCAAGACGAAGATTTATATTGTTCTTGAGTTTGTTGATGGAGGAGAGCTCTTTGACAAAATAGTAAGGCTTCATTGCTTGTGTATATTCTCCAAAACCTGCTAGATTCATAGGTACACATGCATAAATGGTCCTCTGTTCAGCCTTAAATGAATATTGCATGTACTTACATTTGTGAATAGGATGTAGGCATATTTGTATTTCACTGTCCATTCAGTCAGTGGATTGTGTAACAGGGGTGGATCTATATGTGAATATGTATGTGCGGGTGCACATATCAATGCAGTCTTGCCTCTGCATGGGCGTGATTTTGTAAAATTACCTTATCTGATATTGGTTTGATAGGTCAACCATGGGAGGCTCAAGGAGGATGAAGCTCGGAGATATTTCCAGCAGCTTATTAATGCCGTGGATTACTGTCACAGTAGAGGCGTGTATCACAGAGATTTGAAGGTTTACCCCCATATTTCAAGAATTATTTTCTCTGTAATTTGTCGGGTTCTGGAAATTCTTTTGGAACTTTTATTTATCTGTTGCTTGCTATGCATTTGCACTCTGTTCAACACTTTTAACTGCCTTTTTTGTAGCCTGAAAATTTACTGCTGGATTCCTTTGGAGTTCTTAAAGTTTCGGACTTTGGATTGAGTGCATTTTCACCACAAATACGGGTAAGTTCACGTTCAGCTACAAACTTTTTGAAGTGTAAACCAATCCTTATTGGTGTTTTGAAAAATTGATACctatacttttatttatttattggagtTACTGAACTAAATCAGTTAAAATTCAGATGATACGGCTGATACGTATTGCTAGCTATGGTACACATTTACACATTGGTTATAGGACCAATTGATATGTGCTCTATTGCACCAATATTATGAACTCTTGGGAATTGAAGCATTTTGGTAATAGTAGCCAGTTAAATTAGTGAAGCGAATGTGGATCTGTTTATAACACATTGGTTATAGAACCAATTTTTTGTTGTGTTTCTATATTGATGCAGATGTGCTGTTGTTCAATGAAAAAAATGCTTCCATTTATGCCATCTTTTGGTTTGAACCATGGTTTTGTAGAGTTATTCCCAAGTTCCAGTAATATCTTAAATGCTTACATACAAAGCCATTTAATCAACACTAGGCCCAGAActtttcttcattaagtttgtctAATTCTAAGTTTTTCCGCTTTTATTTACCTTTTAGATCGAATCGTCATTAATTTGTTTGTACTATTTTGATGATCATTcaataagcatcttgaagatcttgtcAAGAACTTTCAAATCCTAGACAGCAGATTTTAGCATAGAACTTTTGCTTTCGGACCAACTATATTTGCAGTTATTAAGGTCAGTTGTCCGTATTATTTGATGGAAAGAATTGGTGCTTGAATtcttatttttggtatcatacatCTTAtatgctgctttttttttttttctgtattgTTTGGGGTATTATTTTCTTTATGTGGGGGTCTTGTTTCCTTTTTAAAGACTAATAATTAAACAGGGAAGCCACACTTTATGCCATCTTGCTTTAGAATAAGACAAATAAACTGTACAAGCGATTTGGGAGTTGTCTAACGAAATGCCTGCACATATTCAAGGAAAAGTTCACTGGTTTTGGGCTTTTGTCCGAGTCCATGTCTAGCTTGCATGCAAATTCAATATACATCCTTTGTGCTTGAGCTTTTACCTGAGCATAATGCTTCTGGAAGACGGTTATCCTTAATTGAAATTCATAATGTTATATAGGAGGATGGTTTACTTCATACTGCCTGTGGAACCCCAAATTATGTTGCTCCTGAGGTACGTTCTCTCCCATTTATTTTTTGGAGAAACATATTGCACTATTGTGTTGCTTGCAGAGCTGAAATCGAACTGTTGTCTTGGGAACTTCTCTTGTAACAGGTGCTCAATGATAAAGGTTATGATGGTACCACAGCTGATATATGGTCTTGTGGGGTCATTCTTTTTGTTCTTGTGGCTGGATACTTGCCTTTTGATGACTCAAACCTCATGGCTTTATATAAGAAAGTAAGCATTTCAACATAATGGTTTCTCTCTTATCTCATTCCAAGAATAGTCTTGTTGGAACACTGATGCAAAATCTGATCCACATAAATTGCCAGATCTATAAGGCGGATGTCACATATCCTTCATGGTTTTCTTCTGGTGCAAAGAAATTGCTTCAGCGTATTCTTGACCCAAATCCTCATACTGTAAGTCCATGAAATTCACAGCAAATTTCCTCAGTGCATCTATTTAAAGCCCGTTTGCTTTAATGGTCCCATTGAGTGGGAAACTGCAGAATAGGTGCTGTTTAAGCTATCTATATATGTATCTCTTTGTTGGTTCTGGGGTTGATGTTGCCATGTCTTTGGTTGCAGCGCATAAAAATTCAAGAAATATTAGAA
Coding sequences:
- the LOC131248617 gene encoding CBL-interacting protein kinase 9 isoform X3, producing the protein MSVPGTTRTRVGKYELGKTLGEGSFAKVKFARNVETGDNVAIKVLDKDQVLRHRMVEQIKREISTMKLIKHPNVVKLYEVMASKTKIYIVLEFVDGGELFDKIVNHGRLKEDEARRYFQQLINAVDYCHSRGVYHRDLKPENLLLDSFGVLKVSDFGLSAFSPQIREDGLLHTACGTPNYVAPEVLNDKGYDGTTADIWSCGVILFVLVAGYLPFDDSNLMALYKKIYKADVTYPSWFSSGAKKLLQRILDPNPHTRIKIQEILENEWFQKGYKVPDFEHGDEVNLDDVDAVFNDSKEHLVTEKKEKPASMNAFELISRSGSFDLGNLFEKQMVCFTRVLSSEKPVLLLSALQTK